The following are encoded together in the Novipirellula galeiformis genome:
- a CDS encoding DoxX family protein, giving the protein MNLRSEKLTSTGLLFLRVGIGVLMLVHGIAKLKGFGEMADQFPDPIGVGSKLSLILAIGAEVGCSLLLIVGFATRLALLPLVMTMVVALFVVHRADPWVAKELAAIYLLVYLSLLMTGPGRFSIDNGCCGRRNSPTAEPTLPETAT; this is encoded by the coding sequence ATGAACTTACGTTCGGAAAAGTTGACCTCCACTGGACTGCTGTTTCTTCGTGTCGGCATCGGCGTTCTGATGCTCGTCCACGGCATTGCCAAGCTGAAGGGCTTCGGTGAGATGGCGGACCAATTCCCAGACCCGATCGGAGTGGGAAGCAAGTTGAGTCTGATCCTTGCGATTGGTGCCGAGGTCGGTTGTTCGCTATTGCTGATCGTCGGCTTTGCGACTCGTCTCGCCCTGCTGCCGCTGGTAATGACGATGGTCGTCGCCTTGTTTGTCGTCCATAGAGCGGATCCGTGGGTGGCCAAAGAATTAGCGGCGATTTACTTACTCGTCTACCTGTCGTTACTGATGACCGGGCCTGGCCGGTTCTCCATTGACAACGGTTGTTGTGGCCGCAGGAATTCCCCGACGGCCGAACCGACCTTACCCGAGACCGCGACGTGA
- a CDS encoding efflux RND transporter periplasmic adaptor subunit, whose translation MRTILVLSVFVSTASMLGCSKPPSGERPQAPPAAVRVANPLRKEIVEWKEFTGRMEAVDFVEIRSRVSGYLHSMHFSEGQDVKKDALLFVVDPRPFQAELEKAEAALAEAKARVEQSNAQLEQATASKETASSQLRFANTEMERQLTLQNRSATSQSEVDQARNELSKAQASLESANAGIASAKGAIATSKAAIVTAEAAVNEAKLNLEYTNIKAPISGRISRRYVTEGNLISGGSEQSTLLTTIVSLDPIYFMFDASEQEVLRFQRMVLQGERRDVREVNYPVHLALADETGYPHQGYLDFVDNRFDPNTATMTARAMFPNANGILTPGMFGKMQIANTLPYEALLLPDAAIGADQSENFVYVIDEDNTARLQVVETGPLALGLRVIRSGITATDRIVVGGLQRVRPGAPVEAKTEVITADESNTVKYDSAPMEKG comes from the coding sequence ATGCGAACTATCCTCGTTCTCAGTGTATTCGTATCAACCGCGAGCATGCTCGGCTGTAGCAAACCGCCCAGCGGTGAACGTCCTCAGGCTCCGCCGGCGGCGGTACGGGTTGCCAATCCGTTGCGGAAAGAGATCGTGGAGTGGAAGGAATTCACGGGACGTATGGAGGCCGTCGACTTCGTTGAAATCCGCTCTCGCGTCAGCGGATATTTGCATTCGATGCACTTTTCTGAAGGCCAGGATGTCAAGAAGGACGCCTTGTTGTTCGTCGTCGATCCGCGGCCGTTTCAAGCCGAGTTGGAGAAGGCCGAGGCGGCGCTCGCAGAGGCCAAGGCGCGTGTCGAGCAATCCAATGCACAGCTCGAACAAGCCACCGCGTCCAAGGAGACCGCAAGCTCTCAATTGCGATTTGCCAATACGGAAATGGAACGGCAACTCACGCTGCAAAACCGTAGTGCGACGTCCCAATCCGAGGTCGATCAGGCGCGCAATGAATTGAGTAAAGCGCAAGCGAGCCTCGAATCGGCCAACGCCGGGATCGCGTCGGCGAAAGGGGCGATCGCCACCTCCAAGGCCGCGATTGTCACTGCGGAGGCAGCGGTCAACGAGGCGAAACTAAACCTCGAGTACACCAACATCAAAGCGCCGATTAGTGGCCGCATCAGCCGTCGTTACGTCACCGAGGGTAATTTAATCAGTGGAGGGTCGGAGCAATCAACACTGTTGACCACGATCGTCTCACTCGATCCGATCTACTTCATGTTCGATGCCAGCGAACAAGAGGTGTTGCGGTTCCAGCGGATGGTGCTGCAAGGCGAACGACGGGATGTCCGCGAAGTAAACTATCCCGTTCATCTTGCTCTGGCCGACGAGACAGGCTATCCGCACCAAGGCTACCTTGACTTCGTTGATAATCGCTTCGATCCAAATACGGCCACGATGACGGCGCGGGCGATGTTCCCCAATGCTAACGGAATTTTGACGCCTGGCATGTTCGGCAAAATGCAAATTGCCAACACCCTGCCCTACGAAGCTTTGTTGCTGCCCGATGCGGCGATCGGGGCGGACCAGTCCGAAAACTTTGTCTACGTAATTGATGAAGACAATACGGCGAGGCTACAAGTCGTGGAAACGGGACCGCTCGCCTTGGGGCTTCGCGTGATCCGCAGCGGCATAACCGCAACGGACCGCATTGTGGTCGGCGGGTTACAACGAGTGCGTCCTGGGGCGCCGGTGGAAGCAAAAACCGAAGTGATCACCGCAGATGAAAGCAATACGGTCAAGTACGACTCGGCTCCCATGGAGAAAGGTTAA